From a region of the Poecile atricapillus isolate bPoeAtr1 chromosome 4, bPoeAtr1.hap1, whole genome shotgun sequence genome:
- the NPY2R gene encoding neuropeptide Y receptor type 2 has protein sequence MGPLEAVGEENQTDEMKMELFTKLYLTRYTTPLNELALDPKPELKDSTTLVEVQIILIFAYCSIILLGVIGNSLVIHVIIKFKSMRTVTNFFIANLAVADLLVNTLCLPFTLVYTLLGEWKLGPVLCHLVPYAQALAVHVSTVTLTVIALDRHRCIVYHLESKISKRISFLIIGVAWAVSALLASPLAIFREYSLIEIIPDFKIVVCSEKWPGEGQLNYGTIYSISMLLIQYVLPLAVISYAYIRIWTKLKNHVSPGAGNDHYHHRRRKTTKMLVCVVVVFAVSWLPFHTFQLVSDIDSQVLDLKEYKLIYTVFHVIAMCSTFANPLLYGWMNNNYRTAFLTAFQCEQRLDSIHPEVSAAFKARKKLEAKRIQFPGDSFTQPTNV, from the coding sequence ATGGGGCCCCTGGAAGCAGTAGGTGAGGAAAACCAGACAGATGAAATGAAAATGGAGCTGTTCACTAAGCTGTACTTGACAAGATACACCACACCACTCAATGAATTGGCTCTGGACCCTAAACCAGAACTGAAGGACAGCACAACACTTGTTGAAGTACAAATAATTCTCATCTTTGCTTACTGCTCCATCATCCTGCTGGGAGTGATCGGAAACTCCCTTGTGATCCACGTGATCATCAAATTCAAAAGCATGCGCACAGTGACTAATTTCTTCATTGCCAACCTGGCAGTGGCTGACCTGCTGGTGAACACGCTGTGCCTGCCCTTCACTTTGGTTTATACGCTCTTGGGTGAATGGAAACTGGGCCCGGTCTTGTGCCACCTGGTGCCTTATGCCCAGGCCCTGGCTGTCCACGTGTCTACTGTCACTTTGACTGTGATCGCTCTGGATCGTCACCGCTGCATCGTCTACCACTTGGAAAGCAAAATATCTAAGCGGATCAGCTTCCTGATTATAGGAGTTGCCTGGGCAGTCAGTGCCCTGTTGGCAAGTCCTCTGGCCATCTTCCGTGAGTACTCCTTGATTGAGATCATTCCTGACTTCAAGATTGTGGTCTGTTCTGAGAAGTGGCCAGGGGAGGGGCAGCTCAACTATGGCACCATCTACAGCATTTCCATGCTCCTGATCCAGTATGTGCTGCCTCTGGCAGTCATCTCCTACGCCTACATCCGTATTTGGACCAAGCTCAAGAACCACGTTAGCCCTGGGGCAGGGAATGACCACTATCACCACCGGCGCCGGAAAACCACCAAGATGCTGGTGTGCGTGGTTGTGGTGTTTGCTGTCAGCTGGCTGCCCTTTCACACCTTCCAGCTGGTCAGTGACATTGACAGTCAGGTGTTAGACCTGAAAGAGTACAAACTGATCTACACCGTGTTCCATGTCATTGCCATGTGCTCAACGTTTGCTAACCCCCTTCTGTATGGCTGGATGAATAACAACTACAGGACGGCCTTCCTCACGGCCTTCCAGTGTGAACAGCGGCTGGACTCCATCCACCCCGAAGTATCAGCAGCTTTCAAAGCCAGGAAGAAACTGGAAGCCAAGAGGATTCAGTTCCCTGGGGACTCCTTCACACAACCTACCAATGTCTAA